In Acidimicrobiia bacterium, a single genomic region encodes these proteins:
- a CDS encoding tyrosine-type recombinase/integrase, producing MDSSRDSTSWSVLHLHGLRHSHAALLIAAGQHPKLIQERLGHASIRTTLDVYGHLFDGIDQAAADAIDNALTAERVGLALHPGSCSRTNDTENPQ from the coding sequence GTGGATTCCAGCCGTGACTCAACCAGTTGGTCGGTCCTTCACCTTCACGGACTAAGACACAGTCATGCTGCCCTGCTCATCGCTGCCGGACAGCATCCAAAACTCATCCAGGAGCGTTTGGGACATGCGTCGATCAGGACAACCCTCGATGTCTATGGTCACCTATTCGACGGCATCGACCAGGCTGCCGCCGACGCTATCGACAATGCTCTAACGGCGGAGCGTGTGGGGTTGGCTCTGCATCCAGGGTCTTGCAGCAGGACCAACGACACAGAAAACCCCCAGTGA